From a single Neosynechococcus sphagnicola sy1 genomic region:
- the rpsK gene encoding 30S ribosomal protein S11 codes for MAKSPANNAAQRVRKKVRKNVSDGIAHVHASFNNTIITITDRQGNALSWASSGGQGFKGSRKSTPFAAQV; via the coding sequence ATGGCTAAGTCTCCTGCCAATAACGCAGCTCAGCGCGTTCGCAAGAAGGTCCGGAAAAACGTTTCGGACGGCATTGCCCACGTGCACGCCTCGTTCAACAACACCATCATCACGATCACCGATCGCCAGGGCAATGCGCTGTCGTGGGCTTCGTCCGGTGGCCAAGGTTTCAAGGGCTCGCGCAAGTCCACTCCTTTCGCAGCCCAGGTG